A window of the Polypterus senegalus isolate Bchr_013 chromosome 4, ASM1683550v1, whole genome shotgun sequence genome harbors these coding sequences:
- the LOC120528166 gene encoding gastrula zinc finger protein XlCGF57.1-like — protein sequence MASAADDDGGMEKRLAHIKQEECDWGALEDLSVKLEDCEGTVSVFKAETTAIKLEELEDLPVGLEAEEHKNGDIFKQESYPGSQPPFTDLEELATQQNSTKLKSELEEKIIKGNGREEEEEEEEQQQQSSRSAELDSEENGLFTVSSSAQPSLQCRLQNKRKMKKLTCESKNVSPASLQCSSVQSTEAINSDQHVHKVLLHTAEKPHCCSDCGKRFFDSSTLQQHIQIHTGENLYCCSECGKRFSQASYFQRHKRAHTAEKPYCCSECGKQFLRNNSLQKHKVIHTGEKRHCCLECGKRFSQISHLQSHKRIHTGEKPYCCCECGKQFSHSSSLRQHTRIHTGEKPFGCPVCGKHFSHVSHFHNHKRIHTGEKPYCCPECGKQCSRLSHLQRHIRIHTGEKPYWCCDCGKQFADRASLRYHTQAHTGEKARKSREIRISPKNGKRSSM from the exons ATGGCCTCGGCCGCCGACGACGACGGCGGCATGGAGAAGAGACTGGCGCACATTAAACAAGAGGAGTGTGACTGGGGTGCACTGGAGGATTTGTCTGTGAAGCTGGAGGATTGTGAAGGGACCGTTTCGGTTTTTAAAGCGGAAACTACTGCAATCAAACTTGAGGAATTGGAAGATCTGCCGGTTGGCCTTGAAGCAGAAGAGCATAAAAATGGGGACATTTTCAAGCAAGAGTCTTATCCCGGTTCACAGCCTCCATTCACTGACTTGGAAGAACTGGCCACCCAGCAGAATTCCACCAAACTGAAATCAGAGTTGGAGGAGAAAATCATTAAGGGAAAtgggagagaagaagaagaagaagaagaggagcagcagcagcagtcatcAAGGAGTGCTGAACTAG attcagaggagaatggcctcTTCACCGTGTCCTCATCTGCACAGCCCTCTCTCCAGTGCAGACTGCAGaacaagaggaagatgaagaaattAACATGTGAATCAAAGAATGTGTCCCCGGCCTCTCTGCAGTGTAGTTCTGTCCAAAGCACAGAAGCCATCAACAGTGATCAGCACGTGCATAAAGTCCTCCTCCACACGGCAGAGAAACCCCATTGCTGTTCTGACTGTGGTAAAAGATTCTTCGACAGTAGCACTCTTCAACAGCACATccaaattcatactggagagaacttgtattgctgttctgaatgtggcaaacgattctcacaaGCAAGTTATTTTCAacggcacaaaagagcccacacTGCTGAAAAACCTTACtgttgctctgaatgtggcaaacagtttctGAGGAATAACAGTcttcaaaaacacaaagtaattcacactggagagaaacgcCATTGCTGTCttgaatgtggtaaacgattctcaCAAATAAGCCATCTTCAGAGCCACaaaagaatccacactggagagaaaccttattgCTGTTGTGAATGTGGCAAGCAGTTCTCTCATAGTAGTTCTCTTCGACAGCACACACGGATTCAtaccggagagaagccatttGGCTGCCCAGTATGTGGTAAACATTTCTCCCATGTAAGTCATTTTCATAACCACAAAAGAAtccacacgggagagaagccctattgctgtccagaatgtggcaaacaatgcTCACGCCTAAGCCATCTTCAGAGGCACAtaagaatccacactggagagaaaccttacTGGTGCTGTGACTGTGGCAAACAATTTGCTGACAGAGCTTCTCTTCGTTACCACACACAAGCTCATACTGGAGAGAAAGCAAGGAAGTCGAGAGAAATCAGAATATCTCCAAAGAACGGCAAAAGAAGTAGTATGTGA